One genomic region from Electrophorus electricus isolate fEleEle1 chromosome 25, fEleEle1.pri, whole genome shotgun sequence encodes:
- the pou2f1b gene encoding POU domain, class 2, transcription factor 1b isoform X4: MADGGAASQDESSGPDSRMSNPSETSKCAMESANGNTGAQTNGLDFQRQTVQTNAITNAQAQALLQQLTLTPAQQQLLLQQAQAQLLAAAVQQHSASQQSSTTGASISASAATPITQIPLSQPIQITPQLQQLQQQQNLNLQQFVLVQPGHPIAAQLQPAQFIISQTPQGQQSLLQAQNLLTQLPQSQANLLQTQPSITLATQPATPTRTIAATPVQPLPHSQTTPKRMDTPSLEEPSDLEELEQFAKTFKQRRIKLGFTQGDVGLAMGKLYGNDFSQTTISRFEALNLSFKNMCKLKPLLEKWLNDAENQTSDQALSSPSSLGSPGLGMEGLNRRRKKRTSIETNIRVALEKSFLENQKPTSEEITMIADQLNMEKEVIRVWFCNRRQKEKRINPPSSGSAASTPIKAIFSPSTPLAPTTASLVTSSTPTTLTVNPAIPLTSTSVSSTALTGRTAGSPTSNAASVISTVAAAVTAASSSPSLSPPPGVPQTSAAESAAAAQEPVATLSQTPSSLASTLAAGQVMVAAPGLSAALQSAAQLPTSASLAAMAAAAGLNPGLMASSQFTPGGALLSLAPGGLGSALSPALMSNSTLATIQALASSGTLPITSLDGGGNLLFANTSAGSTPNLVTAPLFLNPQNLSLLTSNPVSLVSAGAAAAGAAGALNLHVAAESHRSDAVTTATMPASTVATASKAQ; this comes from the exons ATTCCAGAATGAGTAATCCGTCAGAAACGAGTAAATGTGCAATGGAGAGTGCGAATGGAAACACAG GTGCCCAAACAAACGGACTGGACTTTCAGAGGCAGACGGTGCAAACGAATGCTATCACCAACGCACAAGCACAAGCCCTGCTCCAACAG CTGACTTTGACTCCAgcgcagcagcagctgctgctacAGCAGGCTCAGGCTCAGCTCCTGGCCGCCGCCGTGCAGCAGCACTCAGCCAGCCAGCAGAGCAGCACCACGGGAGCCAGCATCTCAGCCTCCGCTGCCACGCCCATCACACAGATCCCCCTCTCTCAGCCCATCCAGATCACGCCT cagttgcagcagctccagcagcagcagaaccTCAACCTGCAGCAGTTTGTGCTAGTGCAGCCTGGTCACCCCATCGCTGCGCAACTGCAGCCGGCGCAGTTCATCATCTCGCAGACGCCGCAGGGCCAGCAGA gCCTCTTGCAAGCCCAGAATCTTCTAACTCAACTACCTCAAAGCCAAGCCAACCTCCTGCAGACTCAGCCAAGCATCACTCTCGCCACACAG CCCGCGACACCCACGCGCACGATAGCAGCTACCCCCgtccagcccctcccccacagccaGACGACACCAAAGCGCATGGACACCCCGAGCCTGGAGGAGCCCAGTGACTTGGAGGAGCTTGAGCAGTTTGCTAAGACCTTCAAACAGAGAAGGATCAAACTGGGCTTCACTCAG GGGGATGTCGGCCTCGCTATGGGAAAGCTTTACGGAAATGACTTCAGCCAGACCACCATCTCCCGCTTTGAGGCTCTAAACCTGAGCTTCAAAAACATGTGCAAACTGAAGCCTCTTCTGGAGAAATGGCTCAATGATGCAG agaacCAGACGTCGGACCAGGCCCTGTCCAGCCCCAGCTCGCTGGGCTCCCCTGGGCTGGGCATGGAAGGCCTGAACCGGCGCCGCAAGAAACGGACCAGCATCGAGACCAACATCAGAGTGGCCTTAGAAAAGAGCTTTCTGGAG AACCAAAAACCTACCTCTGAGGAGATCACCATGATCGCCGACCAGCTGAACATGGAGAAGGAGGTGATCCGCGTGTGGTTCTGCAACCGCCGGCAGAAGGAGAAGAGGATCAACCCCCCCAGCAGCGGAAGTGCCGCCAGCACCCCCATCAAAGCAATCTTCTCCCCGTCCACGCCCCTG GCGCCCACCACGGCCAGCCTCGTGACGAGTAGCACCCCGACCACCCTGACGGTAAACCCCGCTATTCCTCTCACCAGCACGAGTGTCTCCAGCACTGCCCTCACTG GCAGGACCGCCGGCTCACCCACCAGCAACGCGGCGTCCGTCATCTCCACGGTGGCAGCAGCCGTCACCGCGGCGTCCTCCTCGCCCTCGCTCAGCCCTCCCCCCGGCGTGCCTCAGACCTCCGCCGCAGAGTCGGCGGCGGCGGCTCAGGAGCCGGTGGCCACCCTGAGCCAGACGCCCTCATCCCTGGCCAGCACGCTGGCCGCGGGCCAGGTGATGGTAGCCGCGCCGGGGCTGTCGGCCGCCCTGCAGAGCGCCGCCCAGCTGCCCACCAGCGCCAGTTTGGCTGCCATGGCAGCGGCGGCCGGCCTCAACCCAGGCCTCATGGCCTCCTCGCAGTTTACTCCagg TGGGGCTTTGCTGAGTCTGGCTCCTGGAGGTCTGGGCAGTGCACTAAGTCCAGCACTGATGAGCAACAGCACCTTGGCCACTATCCAAG CTCTGGCATCTAGCGGGACTCTACCCATCACCTCCCTGGATGGGGGTGGCAACCTGCTGTTCGCCAACACCAGTGCCGGCAGCACGCCCAACCTGGTGACGGCACCGCTCTTCCTGAACCCACAGAACCTGTCGCTGCTTACGAGCAACCCGGTCAGCCTGGTGTCGGCCGGGGCGGCGGCAGCGGGGGCCGCCGGGGCCCTCAACCTGCACGTCGCAGCCGAAAGCCACCGCAGCGACGCCGTAACCACGGCAACCATGCCTGCCTCCACAGTTGCCACCGCCTCCAAGGCCCAGTGA
- the pou2f1b gene encoding POU domain, class 2, transcription factor 1b isoform X1 — METVLLRAGPSVADSRMSNPSETSKCAMESANGNTGAQTNGLDFQRQTVQTNAITNAQAQALLQQLTLTPAQQQLLLQQAQAQLLAAAVQQHSASQQSSTTGASISASAATPITQIPLSQPIQITPQLQQLQQQQNLNLQQFVLVQPGHPIAAQLQPAQFIISQTPQGQQSLLQAQNLLTQLPQSQANLLQTQPSITLATQPATPTRTIAATPVQPLPHSQTTPKRMDTPSLEEPSDLEELEQFAKTFKQRRIKLGFTQGDVGLAMGKLYGNDFSQTTISRFEALNLSFKNMCKLKPLLEKWLNDAVCAENQTSDQALSSPSSLGSPGLGMEGLNRRRKKRTSIETNIRVALEKSFLEQNQKPTSEEITMIADQLNMEKEVIRVWFCNRRQKEKRINPPSSGSAASTPIKAIFSPSTPLAPTTASLVTSSTPTTLTVNPAIPLTSTSVSSTALTGRTAGSPTSNAASVISTVAAAVTAASSSPSLSPPPGVPQTSAAESAAAAQEPVATLSQTPSSLASTLAAGQVMVAAPGLSAALQSAAQLPTSASLAAMAAAAGLNPGLMASSQFTPGGALLSLAPGGLGSALSPALMSNSTLATIQGVWSALASSGTLPITSLDGGGNLLFANTSAGSTPNLVTAPLFLNPQNLSLLTSNPVSLVSAGAAAAGAAGALNLHVAAESHRSDAVTTATMPASTVATASKAQ; from the exons ATTCCAGAATGAGTAATCCGTCAGAAACGAGTAAATGTGCAATGGAGAGTGCGAATGGAAACACAG GTGCCCAAACAAACGGACTGGACTTTCAGAGGCAGACGGTGCAAACGAATGCTATCACCAACGCACAAGCACAAGCCCTGCTCCAACAG CTGACTTTGACTCCAgcgcagcagcagctgctgctacAGCAGGCTCAGGCTCAGCTCCTGGCCGCCGCCGTGCAGCAGCACTCAGCCAGCCAGCAGAGCAGCACCACGGGAGCCAGCATCTCAGCCTCCGCTGCCACGCCCATCACACAGATCCCCCTCTCTCAGCCCATCCAGATCACGCCT cagttgcagcagctccagcagcagcagaaccTCAACCTGCAGCAGTTTGTGCTAGTGCAGCCTGGTCACCCCATCGCTGCGCAACTGCAGCCGGCGCAGTTCATCATCTCGCAGACGCCGCAGGGCCAGCAGA gCCTCTTGCAAGCCCAGAATCTTCTAACTCAACTACCTCAAAGCCAAGCCAACCTCCTGCAGACTCAGCCAAGCATCACTCTCGCCACACAG CCCGCGACACCCACGCGCACGATAGCAGCTACCCCCgtccagcccctcccccacagccaGACGACACCAAAGCGCATGGACACCCCGAGCCTGGAGGAGCCCAGTGACTTGGAGGAGCTTGAGCAGTTTGCTAAGACCTTCAAACAGAGAAGGATCAAACTGGGCTTCACTCAG GGGGATGTCGGCCTCGCTATGGGAAAGCTTTACGGAAATGACTTCAGCCAGACCACCATCTCCCGCTTTGAGGCTCTAAACCTGAGCTTCAAAAACATGTGCAAACTGAAGCCTCTTCTGGAGAAATGGCTCAATGATGCAG tgtgtgcagagaacCAGACGTCGGACCAGGCCCTGTCCAGCCCCAGCTCGCTGGGCTCCCCTGGGCTGGGCATGGAAGGCCTGAACCGGCGCCGCAAGAAACGGACCAGCATCGAGACCAACATCAGAGTGGCCTTAGAAAAGAGCTTTCTGGAG CAGAACCAAAAACCTACCTCTGAGGAGATCACCATGATCGCCGACCAGCTGAACATGGAGAAGGAGGTGATCCGCGTGTGGTTCTGCAACCGCCGGCAGAAGGAGAAGAGGATCAACCCCCCCAGCAGCGGAAGTGCCGCCAGCACCCCCATCAAAGCAATCTTCTCCCCGTCCACGCCCCTG GCGCCCACCACGGCCAGCCTCGTGACGAGTAGCACCCCGACCACCCTGACGGTAAACCCCGCTATTCCTCTCACCAGCACGAGTGTCTCCAGCACTGCCCTCACTG GCAGGACCGCCGGCTCACCCACCAGCAACGCGGCGTCCGTCATCTCCACGGTGGCAGCAGCCGTCACCGCGGCGTCCTCCTCGCCCTCGCTCAGCCCTCCCCCCGGCGTGCCTCAGACCTCCGCCGCAGAGTCGGCGGCGGCGGCTCAGGAGCCGGTGGCCACCCTGAGCCAGACGCCCTCATCCCTGGCCAGCACGCTGGCCGCGGGCCAGGTGATGGTAGCCGCGCCGGGGCTGTCGGCCGCCCTGCAGAGCGCCGCCCAGCTGCCCACCAGCGCCAGTTTGGCTGCCATGGCAGCGGCGGCCGGCCTCAACCCAGGCCTCATGGCCTCCTCGCAGTTTACTCCagg TGGGGCTTTGCTGAGTCTGGCTCCTGGAGGTCTGGGCAGTGCACTAAGTCCAGCACTGATGAGCAACAGCACCTTGGCCACTATCCAAGGTGTGTGGAGTG CTCTGGCATCTAGCGGGACTCTACCCATCACCTCCCTGGATGGGGGTGGCAACCTGCTGTTCGCCAACACCAGTGCCGGCAGCACGCCCAACCTGGTGACGGCACCGCTCTTCCTGAACCCACAGAACCTGTCGCTGCTTACGAGCAACCCGGTCAGCCTGGTGTCGGCCGGGGCGGCGGCAGCGGGGGCCGCCGGGGCCCTCAACCTGCACGTCGCAGCCGAAAGCCACCGCAGCGACGCCGTAACCACGGCAACCATGCCTGCCTCCACAGTTGCCACCGCCTCCAAGGCCCAGTGA
- the pou2f1b gene encoding POU domain, class 2, transcription factor 1b isoform X3, whose amino-acid sequence MADGGAASQDESSGPDSRMSNPSETSKCAMESANGNTGAQTNGLDFQRQTVQTNAITNAQAQALLQQLTLTPAQQQLLLQQAQAQLLAAAVQQHSASQQSSTTGASISASAATPITQIPLSQPIQITPQLQQLQQQQNLNLQQFVLVQPGHPIAAQLQPAQFIISQTPQGQQSLLQAQNLLTQLPQSQANLLQTQPSITLATQPATPTRTIAATPVQPLPHSQTTPKRMDTPSLEEPSDLEELEQFAKTFKQRRIKLGFTQGDVGLAMGKLYGNDFSQTTISRFEALNLSFKNMCKLKPLLEKWLNDAVCAENQTSDQALSSPSSLGSPGLGMEGLNRRRKKRTSIETNIRVALEKSFLENQKPTSEEITMIADQLNMEKEVIRVWFCNRRQKEKRINPPSSGSAASTPIKAIFSPSTPLAPTTASLVTSSTPTTLTVNPAIPLTSTSVSSTALTGRTAGSPTSNAASVISTVAAAVTAASSSPSLSPPPGVPQTSAAESAAAAQEPVATLSQTPSSLASTLAAGQVMVAAPGLSAALQSAAQLPTSASLAAMAAAAGLNPGLMASSQFTPGGALLSLAPGGLGSALSPALMSNSTLATIQALASSGTLPITSLDGGGNLLFANTSAGSTPNLVTAPLFLNPQNLSLLTSNPVSLVSAGAAAAGAAGALNLHVAAESHRSDAVTTATMPASTVATASKAQ is encoded by the exons ATTCCAGAATGAGTAATCCGTCAGAAACGAGTAAATGTGCAATGGAGAGTGCGAATGGAAACACAG GTGCCCAAACAAACGGACTGGACTTTCAGAGGCAGACGGTGCAAACGAATGCTATCACCAACGCACAAGCACAAGCCCTGCTCCAACAG CTGACTTTGACTCCAgcgcagcagcagctgctgctacAGCAGGCTCAGGCTCAGCTCCTGGCCGCCGCCGTGCAGCAGCACTCAGCCAGCCAGCAGAGCAGCACCACGGGAGCCAGCATCTCAGCCTCCGCTGCCACGCCCATCACACAGATCCCCCTCTCTCAGCCCATCCAGATCACGCCT cagttgcagcagctccagcagcagcagaaccTCAACCTGCAGCAGTTTGTGCTAGTGCAGCCTGGTCACCCCATCGCTGCGCAACTGCAGCCGGCGCAGTTCATCATCTCGCAGACGCCGCAGGGCCAGCAGA gCCTCTTGCAAGCCCAGAATCTTCTAACTCAACTACCTCAAAGCCAAGCCAACCTCCTGCAGACTCAGCCAAGCATCACTCTCGCCACACAG CCCGCGACACCCACGCGCACGATAGCAGCTACCCCCgtccagcccctcccccacagccaGACGACACCAAAGCGCATGGACACCCCGAGCCTGGAGGAGCCCAGTGACTTGGAGGAGCTTGAGCAGTTTGCTAAGACCTTCAAACAGAGAAGGATCAAACTGGGCTTCACTCAG GGGGATGTCGGCCTCGCTATGGGAAAGCTTTACGGAAATGACTTCAGCCAGACCACCATCTCCCGCTTTGAGGCTCTAAACCTGAGCTTCAAAAACATGTGCAAACTGAAGCCTCTTCTGGAGAAATGGCTCAATGATGCAG tgtgtgcagagaacCAGACGTCGGACCAGGCCCTGTCCAGCCCCAGCTCGCTGGGCTCCCCTGGGCTGGGCATGGAAGGCCTGAACCGGCGCCGCAAGAAACGGACCAGCATCGAGACCAACATCAGAGTGGCCTTAGAAAAGAGCTTTCTGGAG AACCAAAAACCTACCTCTGAGGAGATCACCATGATCGCCGACCAGCTGAACATGGAGAAGGAGGTGATCCGCGTGTGGTTCTGCAACCGCCGGCAGAAGGAGAAGAGGATCAACCCCCCCAGCAGCGGAAGTGCCGCCAGCACCCCCATCAAAGCAATCTTCTCCCCGTCCACGCCCCTG GCGCCCACCACGGCCAGCCTCGTGACGAGTAGCACCCCGACCACCCTGACGGTAAACCCCGCTATTCCTCTCACCAGCACGAGTGTCTCCAGCACTGCCCTCACTG GCAGGACCGCCGGCTCACCCACCAGCAACGCGGCGTCCGTCATCTCCACGGTGGCAGCAGCCGTCACCGCGGCGTCCTCCTCGCCCTCGCTCAGCCCTCCCCCCGGCGTGCCTCAGACCTCCGCCGCAGAGTCGGCGGCGGCGGCTCAGGAGCCGGTGGCCACCCTGAGCCAGACGCCCTCATCCCTGGCCAGCACGCTGGCCGCGGGCCAGGTGATGGTAGCCGCGCCGGGGCTGTCGGCCGCCCTGCAGAGCGCCGCCCAGCTGCCCACCAGCGCCAGTTTGGCTGCCATGGCAGCGGCGGCCGGCCTCAACCCAGGCCTCATGGCCTCCTCGCAGTTTACTCCagg TGGGGCTTTGCTGAGTCTGGCTCCTGGAGGTCTGGGCAGTGCACTAAGTCCAGCACTGATGAGCAACAGCACCTTGGCCACTATCCAAG CTCTGGCATCTAGCGGGACTCTACCCATCACCTCCCTGGATGGGGGTGGCAACCTGCTGTTCGCCAACACCAGTGCCGGCAGCACGCCCAACCTGGTGACGGCACCGCTCTTCCTGAACCCACAGAACCTGTCGCTGCTTACGAGCAACCCGGTCAGCCTGGTGTCGGCCGGGGCGGCGGCAGCGGGGGCCGCCGGGGCCCTCAACCTGCACGTCGCAGCCGAAAGCCACCGCAGCGACGCCGTAACCACGGCAACCATGCCTGCCTCCACAGTTGCCACCGCCTCCAAGGCCCAGTGA
- the pou2f1b gene encoding POU domain, class 2, transcription factor 1b isoform X7: MADGGAASQDESSGPDSRMSNPSETSKCAMESANGNTGAQTNGLDFQRQTVQTNAITNAQAQALLQQLTLTPAQQQLLLQQAQAQLLAAAVQQHSASQQSSTTGASISASAATPITQIPLSQPIQITPQLQQLQQQQNLNLQQFVLVQPGHPIAAQLQPAQFIISQTPQGQQSLLQAQNLLTQLPQSQANLLQTQPSITLATQPATPTRTIAATPVQPLPHSQTTPKRMDTPSLEEPSDLEELEQFAKTFKQRRIKLGFTQGDVGLAMGKLYGNDFSQTTISRFEALNLSFKNMCKLKPLLEKWLNDAENQTSDQALSSPSSLGSPGLGMEGLNRRRKKRTSIETNIRVALEKSFLEQNQKPTSEEITMIADQLNMEKEVIRVWFCNRRQKEKRINPPSSGSAASTPIKAIFSPSTPLAPTTASLVTSSTPTTLTVNPAIPLTSTSVSSTALTGRTAGSPTSNAASVISTVAAAVTAASSSPSLSPPPGVPQTSAAESAAAAQEPVATLSQTPSSLASTLAAGQVMVAAPGLSAALQSAAQLPTSASLAAMAAAAGLNPGLMASSQFTPGGALLSLAPGGLGSALSPALMSNSTLATIQALASSGTLPITSLDGGGNLLFANTSAGSTPNLVTAPLFLNPQNLSLLTSNPVSLVSAGAAAAGAAGALNLHVAAESHRSDAVTTATMPASTVATASKAQ; the protein is encoded by the exons ATTCCAGAATGAGTAATCCGTCAGAAACGAGTAAATGTGCAATGGAGAGTGCGAATGGAAACACAG GTGCCCAAACAAACGGACTGGACTTTCAGAGGCAGACGGTGCAAACGAATGCTATCACCAACGCACAAGCACAAGCCCTGCTCCAACAG CTGACTTTGACTCCAgcgcagcagcagctgctgctacAGCAGGCTCAGGCTCAGCTCCTGGCCGCCGCCGTGCAGCAGCACTCAGCCAGCCAGCAGAGCAGCACCACGGGAGCCAGCATCTCAGCCTCCGCTGCCACGCCCATCACACAGATCCCCCTCTCTCAGCCCATCCAGATCACGCCT cagttgcagcagctccagcagcagcagaaccTCAACCTGCAGCAGTTTGTGCTAGTGCAGCCTGGTCACCCCATCGCTGCGCAACTGCAGCCGGCGCAGTTCATCATCTCGCAGACGCCGCAGGGCCAGCAGA gCCTCTTGCAAGCCCAGAATCTTCTAACTCAACTACCTCAAAGCCAAGCCAACCTCCTGCAGACTCAGCCAAGCATCACTCTCGCCACACAG CCCGCGACACCCACGCGCACGATAGCAGCTACCCCCgtccagcccctcccccacagccaGACGACACCAAAGCGCATGGACACCCCGAGCCTGGAGGAGCCCAGTGACTTGGAGGAGCTTGAGCAGTTTGCTAAGACCTTCAAACAGAGAAGGATCAAACTGGGCTTCACTCAG GGGGATGTCGGCCTCGCTATGGGAAAGCTTTACGGAAATGACTTCAGCCAGACCACCATCTCCCGCTTTGAGGCTCTAAACCTGAGCTTCAAAAACATGTGCAAACTGAAGCCTCTTCTGGAGAAATGGCTCAATGATGCAG agaacCAGACGTCGGACCAGGCCCTGTCCAGCCCCAGCTCGCTGGGCTCCCCTGGGCTGGGCATGGAAGGCCTGAACCGGCGCCGCAAGAAACGGACCAGCATCGAGACCAACATCAGAGTGGCCTTAGAAAAGAGCTTTCTGGAG CAGAACCAAAAACCTACCTCTGAGGAGATCACCATGATCGCCGACCAGCTGAACATGGAGAAGGAGGTGATCCGCGTGTGGTTCTGCAACCGCCGGCAGAAGGAGAAGAGGATCAACCCCCCCAGCAGCGGAAGTGCCGCCAGCACCCCCATCAAAGCAATCTTCTCCCCGTCCACGCCCCTG GCGCCCACCACGGCCAGCCTCGTGACGAGTAGCACCCCGACCACCCTGACGGTAAACCCCGCTATTCCTCTCACCAGCACGAGTGTCTCCAGCACTGCCCTCACTG GCAGGACCGCCGGCTCACCCACCAGCAACGCGGCGTCCGTCATCTCCACGGTGGCAGCAGCCGTCACCGCGGCGTCCTCCTCGCCCTCGCTCAGCCCTCCCCCCGGCGTGCCTCAGACCTCCGCCGCAGAGTCGGCGGCGGCGGCTCAGGAGCCGGTGGCCACCCTGAGCCAGACGCCCTCATCCCTGGCCAGCACGCTGGCCGCGGGCCAGGTGATGGTAGCCGCGCCGGGGCTGTCGGCCGCCCTGCAGAGCGCCGCCCAGCTGCCCACCAGCGCCAGTTTGGCTGCCATGGCAGCGGCGGCCGGCCTCAACCCAGGCCTCATGGCCTCCTCGCAGTTTACTCCagg TGGGGCTTTGCTGAGTCTGGCTCCTGGAGGTCTGGGCAGTGCACTAAGTCCAGCACTGATGAGCAACAGCACCTTGGCCACTATCCAAG CTCTGGCATCTAGCGGGACTCTACCCATCACCTCCCTGGATGGGGGTGGCAACCTGCTGTTCGCCAACACCAGTGCCGGCAGCACGCCCAACCTGGTGACGGCACCGCTCTTCCTGAACCCACAGAACCTGTCGCTGCTTACGAGCAACCCGGTCAGCCTGGTGTCGGCCGGGGCGGCGGCAGCGGGGGCCGCCGGGGCCCTCAACCTGCACGTCGCAGCCGAAAGCCACCGCAGCGACGCCGTAACCACGGCAACCATGCCTGCCTCCACAGTTGCCACCGCCTCCAAGGCCCAGTGA
- the pou2f1b gene encoding POU domain, class 2, transcription factor 1b isoform X5 translates to MADGGAASQDESSGPGAQTNGLDFQRQTVQTNAITNAQAQALLQQLTLTPAQQQLLLQQAQAQLLAAAVQQHSASQQSSTTGASISASAATPITQIPLSQPIQITPQLQQLQQQQNLNLQQFVLVQPGHPIAAQLQPAQFIISQTPQGQQSLLQAQNLLTQLPQSQANLLQTQPSITLATQPATPTRTIAATPVQPLPHSQTTPKRMDTPSLEEPSDLEELEQFAKTFKQRRIKLGFTQGDVGLAMGKLYGNDFSQTTISRFEALNLSFKNMCKLKPLLEKWLNDAVCAENQTSDQALSSPSSLGSPGLGMEGLNRRRKKRTSIETNIRVALEKSFLEQNQKPTSEEITMIADQLNMEKEVIRVWFCNRRQKEKRINPPSSGSAASTPIKAIFSPSTPLAPTTASLVTSSTPTTLTVNPAIPLTSTSVSSTALTGRTAGSPTSNAASVISTVAAAVTAASSSPSLSPPPGVPQTSAAESAAAAQEPVATLSQTPSSLASTLAAGQVMVAAPGLSAALQSAAQLPTSASLAAMAAAAGLNPGLMASSQFTPGGALLSLAPGGLGSALSPALMSNSTLATIQGVWSALASSGTLPITSLDGGGNLLFANTSAGSTPNLVTAPLFLNPQNLSLLTSNPVSLVSAGAAAAGAAGALNLHVAAESHRSDAVTTATMPASTVATASKAQ, encoded by the exons GTGCCCAAACAAACGGACTGGACTTTCAGAGGCAGACGGTGCAAACGAATGCTATCACCAACGCACAAGCACAAGCCCTGCTCCAACAG CTGACTTTGACTCCAgcgcagcagcagctgctgctacAGCAGGCTCAGGCTCAGCTCCTGGCCGCCGCCGTGCAGCAGCACTCAGCCAGCCAGCAGAGCAGCACCACGGGAGCCAGCATCTCAGCCTCCGCTGCCACGCCCATCACACAGATCCCCCTCTCTCAGCCCATCCAGATCACGCCT cagttgcagcagctccagcagcagcagaaccTCAACCTGCAGCAGTTTGTGCTAGTGCAGCCTGGTCACCCCATCGCTGCGCAACTGCAGCCGGCGCAGTTCATCATCTCGCAGACGCCGCAGGGCCAGCAGA gCCTCTTGCAAGCCCAGAATCTTCTAACTCAACTACCTCAAAGCCAAGCCAACCTCCTGCAGACTCAGCCAAGCATCACTCTCGCCACACAG CCCGCGACACCCACGCGCACGATAGCAGCTACCCCCgtccagcccctcccccacagccaGACGACACCAAAGCGCATGGACACCCCGAGCCTGGAGGAGCCCAGTGACTTGGAGGAGCTTGAGCAGTTTGCTAAGACCTTCAAACAGAGAAGGATCAAACTGGGCTTCACTCAG GGGGATGTCGGCCTCGCTATGGGAAAGCTTTACGGAAATGACTTCAGCCAGACCACCATCTCCCGCTTTGAGGCTCTAAACCTGAGCTTCAAAAACATGTGCAAACTGAAGCCTCTTCTGGAGAAATGGCTCAATGATGCAG tgtgtgcagagaacCAGACGTCGGACCAGGCCCTGTCCAGCCCCAGCTCGCTGGGCTCCCCTGGGCTGGGCATGGAAGGCCTGAACCGGCGCCGCAAGAAACGGACCAGCATCGAGACCAACATCAGAGTGGCCTTAGAAAAGAGCTTTCTGGAG CAGAACCAAAAACCTACCTCTGAGGAGATCACCATGATCGCCGACCAGCTGAACATGGAGAAGGAGGTGATCCGCGTGTGGTTCTGCAACCGCCGGCAGAAGGAGAAGAGGATCAACCCCCCCAGCAGCGGAAGTGCCGCCAGCACCCCCATCAAAGCAATCTTCTCCCCGTCCACGCCCCTG GCGCCCACCACGGCCAGCCTCGTGACGAGTAGCACCCCGACCACCCTGACGGTAAACCCCGCTATTCCTCTCACCAGCACGAGTGTCTCCAGCACTGCCCTCACTG GCAGGACCGCCGGCTCACCCACCAGCAACGCGGCGTCCGTCATCTCCACGGTGGCAGCAGCCGTCACCGCGGCGTCCTCCTCGCCCTCGCTCAGCCCTCCCCCCGGCGTGCCTCAGACCTCCGCCGCAGAGTCGGCGGCGGCGGCTCAGGAGCCGGTGGCCACCCTGAGCCAGACGCCCTCATCCCTGGCCAGCACGCTGGCCGCGGGCCAGGTGATGGTAGCCGCGCCGGGGCTGTCGGCCGCCCTGCAGAGCGCCGCCCAGCTGCCCACCAGCGCCAGTTTGGCTGCCATGGCAGCGGCGGCCGGCCTCAACCCAGGCCTCATGGCCTCCTCGCAGTTTACTCCagg TGGGGCTTTGCTGAGTCTGGCTCCTGGAGGTCTGGGCAGTGCACTAAGTCCAGCACTGATGAGCAACAGCACCTTGGCCACTATCCAAGGTGTGTGGAGTG CTCTGGCATCTAGCGGGACTCTACCCATCACCTCCCTGGATGGGGGTGGCAACCTGCTGTTCGCCAACACCAGTGCCGGCAGCACGCCCAACCTGGTGACGGCACCGCTCTTCCTGAACCCACAGAACCTGTCGCTGCTTACGAGCAACCCGGTCAGCCTGGTGTCGGCCGGGGCGGCGGCAGCGGGGGCCGCCGGGGCCCTCAACCTGCACGTCGCAGCCGAAAGCCACCGCAGCGACGCCGTAACCACGGCAACCATGCCTGCCTCCACAGTTGCCACCGCCTCCAAGGCCCAGTGA